In a genomic window of Sutcliffiella sp. FSL R7-0096:
- a CDS encoding glucose-1-phosphate adenylyltransferase, producing the protein MSKNKCVAMLLAGGKGSRLSSLTKTLAKPAVPFGGKYRIIDFALSNCTNSGITTVGVLTQYQPLVLNSYIGIGSTWDLDRKNGGVTVLPPYTESSGVKWYTGTASAIYQNINYLTQYDPEYVLILSGDHIYKMNYEEMLDYHIQKDADVSISVVEVPWEEASRFGIMNTNEKLEVVEFDEKPAHPKSNLASMGIYIFKWSILKEYLEMDDRNPESSHDFGKDVIPLLLEENKRLVAYPFKGYWKDVGTVKSLWEANMDLLKEDCELNLFEYDWRIYSVNPNQPPQFIAPYADVKDSLVNEGCFIEGKIDHSVLFQGVNVGKNSVIQNSVIMPDAVIGENVYVNKAIIPAGIKIPDGAVICPEKNEDEIILVTEEMMDKGIFSTTR; encoded by the coding sequence ATGTCGAAGAATAAATGTGTAGCAATGTTACTAGCAGGAGGAAAAGGGAGCAGACTCAGTTCCTTGACGAAAACTTTAGCTAAGCCGGCCGTCCCTTTTGGTGGAAAATATAGAATCATAGATTTTGCATTGAGCAATTGCACAAACTCAGGGATTACTACTGTCGGGGTTTTGACTCAATACCAGCCGCTGGTACTCAATTCCTATATCGGCATTGGGAGTACATGGGACCTTGACCGTAAAAATGGGGGAGTGACGGTACTACCTCCTTATACCGAATCTTCGGGTGTCAAATGGTACACAGGGACTGCGAGTGCCATCTACCAGAATATAAATTACCTTACCCAGTATGACCCGGAATACGTGTTAATTCTCTCTGGTGACCACATTTATAAAATGAATTACGAGGAAATGTTAGATTACCATATTCAAAAGGATGCGGATGTCTCCATCTCCGTGGTGGAGGTACCATGGGAGGAAGCGAGCAGATTTGGCATCATGAATACGAACGAGAAGCTGGAAGTGGTTGAATTTGACGAAAAACCTGCCCACCCTAAAAGCAACCTGGCATCCATGGGAATCTATATTTTCAAATGGTCTATTTTGAAAGAGTATCTGGAAATGGATGACAGGAACCCAGAATCCAGCCATGACTTCGGGAAGGATGTCATTCCCTTGTTATTAGAAGAGAACAAGAGGTTGGTTGCCTATCCTTTTAAAGGTTATTGGAAGGATGTCGGGACGGTTAAAAGTCTTTGGGAAGCGAATATGGACCTATTAAAAGAGGATTGTGAACTGAATCTGTTCGAGTATGATTGGAGAATCTATTCTGTTAATCCAAATCAGCCTCCACAGTTTATTGCCCCGTATGCAGATGTGAAGGACTCCCTTGTGAATGAAGGCTGCTTCATTGAAGGGAAAATCGATCATTCCGTATTATTCCAAGGTGTAAATGTCGGTAAAAACTCTGTGATCCAAAACTCTGTTATTATGCCTGATGCGGTAATAGGAGAGAATGTATATGTGAATAAGGCAATCATTCCTGCAGGTATCAAGATTCCAGATGGTGCCGTCATTTGCCCAGAGAAGAATGAAGACGAGATTATTTTAGTGACAGAGGAAATGATGGATAAAGGAATTTTCTCCACTACCCGTTAA
- the glgB gene encoding 1,4-alpha-glucan branching enzyme, producing the protein MIATSTTDFQLHLFHEGTLHKSYELFGAHIVRHRKKVLGTRFTVWAPNAKAVRVIGSFNEWNGQKHPLERLNNEGVWSIHIEDDLNGHLYKYEIVTQSGEILHKADPYAFHAEVRPNTASIVYDMEGYKWKDQNWRRKKKRKLVYEKPMFIYELHLGSWKKKVGDELFSYRELIAELIPYVKEHGFTHIELLPLVEHPYDRSWGYQGTGYYAATSRYGSPVDLMAFIDACHQEDIGVILDWVPGHFCKDGHGLYMFDGAPVFEYENYHDRENEVWGTANFDLGKPEVRSFLISNALFWMEYYHVDGFRVDAVANMLYWPNSQEEHANPFAQQFLKKLNEAVFEKDYSVLMIAEDSTDWPLVTTPTSSGGLGFNYKWNMGWMNDILSYMEASPEQRKPLHDKVTFSIVYAFSENFILPFSHDEVVHGKKSLLNKMPGEYHEKFAQLRLLYGFFLAHPGKKLLYMGGEFGQFDEWKDLEQLDWFLIDQYESHQQLHHYFKEALSFYHNQKALYEWDHEAEGFEWIDADNRDQSIFSFIRRGKKPGDMLVILCNFTGASYEGFKVGVPLLAEYEEVFNSDEQRFGGSGFVNDQEISAQEGAYHGKQYHMMVNVAPFGVSMWRPKKIRGER; encoded by the coding sequence TTGATTGCTACAAGTACGACGGATTTTCAACTGCACCTTTTTCACGAGGGGACGTTACATAAAAGTTATGAACTTTTTGGAGCACATATCGTACGCCATCGCAAGAAGGTGTTGGGGACCAGGTTTACTGTCTGGGCACCTAATGCGAAAGCGGTTCGAGTCATAGGTTCTTTTAACGAGTGGAACGGGCAGAAGCATCCACTGGAAAGATTGAATAATGAGGGTGTATGGAGCATCCATATAGAAGACGATCTGAACGGACATTTATATAAATATGAAATTGTTACACAATCAGGAGAGATATTACATAAGGCAGATCCTTATGCTTTTCATGCAGAGGTGCGCCCTAATACAGCTTCCATTGTCTATGATATGGAAGGTTATAAATGGAAAGATCAGAATTGGCGCAGAAAGAAAAAGCGGAAGCTGGTTTATGAGAAGCCAATGTTCATATATGAGCTGCATCTTGGTTCCTGGAAGAAAAAAGTGGGGGATGAGCTCTTTTCCTATAGAGAGTTGATTGCCGAGCTTATTCCTTATGTAAAGGAGCATGGTTTCACTCATATTGAATTACTTCCGCTAGTAGAGCATCCGTATGATCGTTCATGGGGATATCAAGGTACAGGGTACTATGCTGCAACGAGCCGGTACGGAAGTCCGGTTGACCTGATGGCTTTCATCGATGCATGTCACCAAGAAGATATCGGTGTAATACTGGACTGGGTTCCTGGTCACTTCTGTAAGGATGGCCATGGCTTGTATATGTTTGACGGAGCACCTGTCTTTGAATATGAGAACTATCATGATCGGGAGAATGAGGTGTGGGGGACTGCTAATTTCGATCTTGGTAAGCCTGAAGTTCGAAGTTTCCTCATTTCCAATGCCCTGTTTTGGATGGAGTATTATCATGTAGATGGTTTCCGGGTGGATGCTGTGGCAAATATGTTGTACTGGCCGAATTCACAAGAGGAGCATGCGAATCCGTTTGCCCAGCAGTTTTTGAAAAAGTTAAATGAGGCGGTCTTTGAGAAGGATTACAGTGTGCTGATGATTGCGGAAGATTCTACGGATTGGCCTCTTGTCACTACTCCAACTTCTAGCGGGGGATTGGGATTCAACTATAAATGGAATATGGGATGGATGAATGACATTCTAAGCTATATGGAGGCATCACCAGAGCAAAGGAAGCCTCTGCACGATAAAGTGACATTTTCAATCGTGTATGCATTCTCCGAAAATTTCATTTTACCGTTTTCACACGATGAAGTCGTTCATGGAAAAAAATCATTGCTTAACAAAATGCCAGGTGAGTACCATGAAAAATTTGCACAGTTAAGGTTGCTGTATGGATTTTTCCTGGCACATCCCGGTAAGAAGCTCCTTTACATGGGTGGAGAGTTTGGACAGTTCGATGAGTGGAAGGACCTGGAGCAATTGGATTGGTTCTTGATAGATCAGTATGAATCTCATCAACAGCTTCATCATTATTTCAAAGAGGCATTGTCTTTTTACCATAATCAAAAGGCTTTGTATGAATGGGATCATGAGGCGGAAGGGTTTGAATGGATTGATGCTGACAACCGGGATCAAAGCATCTTCTCTTTTATCAGAAGAGGCAAAAAACCTGGGGATATGTTAGTTATACTATGTAATTTCACTGGTGCCTCATATGAAGGCTTTAAAGTAGGAGTCCCCCTTTTAGCGGAATATGAAGAAGTATTCAATTCTGATGAGCAAAGGTTTGGTGGGAGTGGCTTTGTGAATGATCAGGAAATTAGTGCACAAGAGGGAGCATATCACGGTAAGCAATATCATATGATGGTCAATGTTGCTCCGTTTGGTGTAAGTATGTGGAGACCAAAGAAAATTAGAGGGGAGAGGTAG